A part of Primulina eburnea isolate SZY01 chromosome 10, ASM2296580v1, whole genome shotgun sequence genomic DNA contains:
- the LOC140803484 gene encoding golgin candidate 5-like isoform X2 encodes MAWFSGKVSLGNFPDFAGAVNKLSESVKNIEKNFDSALGLEEKSDATSSGNEASGTLWPSATDRKALFEPIMGFMGQKDEESTTASLEQLDSAESESLLKDKEVEDDGSANDSAEVANEEIKKAGVDEEPVEEIKYSSEEQKDNTDSGQDEEEGVSPTTFVEASEQNPEHIQTESSKNIQEERSEEESTSSLESEQPAATSPIDQVEGNASVPKMEDATGLPERVDKQKAQEDAVEVFSTQAQDMSPEGLVDRIESSASDSPVKTGDAGDVSGDNLTILQHNDAEASKSDFEAIAKPIELKPNSMNDTDVKEPLCTGSNSSVVTNSVSELEKVKKEMKMMETALQGAARQAQAKADEIAKLMNENEQLKALVDDFRRKTNEAEIESLREEYHQRVAALERKVYALTKERDTLRREQSKKSDAAALLKEKDEIISQVMAEGEELSKKQAAQESQIRKLRAQIRELEEEKKGLLTKLQVEENKVESMKRDKAETEKLLQETVEKHQAELATQKEYYTDALNAAKEAEALAEARANTEARTELESRLGEAEDRESMLVQTLEELRQTLSRKEQQAVFREDMLRRDIEDLQKRYQASERRCEELITQVPESTRPLLRQIEAMQETAARRAEAWAAVERSLTSRLQEAEAKAAASEEKERSINERLTQTLSRINVLEAQLSCLRAEQTQLMRSLEKERQRAAENRQEYLALKEESDTRQGRVKQLEEEIIEFRRKHKDDLHEALMHQEFLQRELEREKATRLEQERAARLPSSAVPDQIFIARQKSAAFENGNLSRKISSASSLSSMEESYFLQSTLDSSENFPERRSALEGTMSPYYMKSVTSSTFEAALRQKEGELASYMSRLASMESIRDSLAEELVKMTAQCEKLQEEAAALPGLRAELEALRRRHSAALELMGERDEELEELRADIADVKEMYREQVNLLVNKIQTLGSSVGVA; translated from the exons ATGGCGTGGTTTAGCGGGAAAGTTTCTTTGGGGAATTTCCCGGATTTTGCAGGGGCGGTGAATAAGCTGAGTGAGAGTGTTAAAAATATTGAGAAGAATTTTGATAGTGCCCTTGGGCTCGAGGAGAAATCAGATGCTACCAGTAGCGGCAATGAAG CATCAGGCACATTATGGCCTTCCGCGACAGATCGGAAGGCATTATTTGAGCCCATCATGGGGTTTATGGGGCAAAAAGATGAGGAGAGCACCACCGCCTCATTAGAACAGCTTGATTCAGCAGAGTCTGAGTCTCTTTTAAAGGATAAAGAAGTTGAGGATGATGGTTCCGCGAATGATTCTGCAGAAGTAgcaaatgaagaaataaaaaaagCAGGTGTAGATGAAGAACCAGTGGAGGAAATAAAGTATAGCAGTGAGGAGCAAAAAGATAACACTGATTCAGGTCAAGATGAAGAAGAGGGGGTTTCACCTACGACTTTTGTCGAAGCTTCTGAACAAAATCCTGAGCATATACAAACAGAATCTTCAAAAAATATTCAGGAGGAGAGATCAGAAGAAGAATCAACATCTTCTTTGGAGTCAGAACAACCAGCAGCAACAAGTCCTATAGATCAAGTTGAAGGTAATGCTTCTGTGCCTAAAATGGAAGATGCTACTGGATTGCCTGAGAGAGTAGACAAACAGAAGGCACAAGAAGATGCCGTTGAAGTTTTTTCAACTCAAGCTCAGGATATGTCACCTGAAGGCCTAGTTGATCGCATAGAATCTTCTGCTTCTGATTCTCCTGTTAAAACCGGAGATGCTGGAGATGTTTCTGGAGACAACTTGACCATTTTACAGCATAATGATGCCGAGGCATCAAAATCAGACTTCGAGGCTATTGCTAAACCAATTGAGTTAAAGCCAAACTCAATGAACGATACTGACGTAAAAGAACCTTTGTGCACTGGAAGCAACTCTTCTGTAGTTACTAACTCTGTATCTGAACTGGAGAAAGTGAAGAAGGAAATGAAAATGATGGAAACTGCATTGCAAGGAGCTGCTAGACAAGCTCAG GCAAAGGCTGATGAAATTGCAAAGCTGATGAATGAAAATGAGCAGCTAAAAGCTTTGGTTGATGATTTTAGG AGAAAAACGAATGAAGCTGAAATTGAGTCTCTACGGGAGGAATATCATCAGAGGGTAGCAGCACTTGAGAGAAAG GTGTATGCTCTTACTAAGGAGAGGGATACACTGCGTAGAGAACAGAGTAAAAAAAGTGATGCCGCTGCTCTTTTGAAGGAAAAGGATGAAATAATCAGCCAAGTGATGGCCGAAG GTGAAGAGCTCTCAAAAAAGCAAGCTGCTCAGGAATCTCAAATTAGAAAGTTAAGGGCACAG ATCAGAGAACTTGAGGAAGAGAAGAAAGGATTGCTAACAAAGCTGCAG GTAGAAGAGAACAAAGTAGAGAGCATGAAAAGAGACAAGGCAGAAACTGAAAAATTGCTTCAAGAAACAGTGGAAAAACACCAAGCTGAACTTGCAACTCAGAAGGAATACTACACTGATGCTCTGAACGCCGCAAAGGAAGCTGAAGCATTAGCGGAGGCGCGTGCAAACACTGAAGCAAGAACTGAACTAGAAAGTCGTCTGGGAGAGGCTGAGGACCGTGAAAGTATGCTAGTTCAAACACTTGAAGAATTAAGGCAAACTCTGAGCAGAAAAGAGCAGCAG GCAGTTTTTAGAGAAGATATGCTTCGCAGAGACATCGAGGATCTTCAAAAGCGATATCAA GCAAGTGAGCGTAGGTGTGAGGAGTTAATTACACAAGTCCCTGAATCTACCAGGCCTCTTTTAAGGCAGATTGAAGCTATGCAG GAAACTGCTGCCAGAAGGGCTGAAGCTTGGGCAGCGGTTGAAAGATCATTAACCTCACGGCTTCAG GAAGCAGAAGCCAAAGCTGCAGCATCAGAGGAAAAAGAGCGTTCTATTAATGAACGTCTAACACAAACTCTTTCACGGATAAATGTTCTTGAAGCTCAg CTGTCATGCCTTAGAGCGGAGCAGACACAGCTAATGAGATCTCTTGAGAAGGAGAGACAGAGGGCAGCTGAAAATAGGCAGGAATATCTTGCTTTAAAGGAGGAATCTGACACTCGTCAAGGCCGTGTTAAAcagcttgaagaagaaatcattGAATTCAGGAGAAAACACAAGGATGACTTGCATGAAGCATTGATGCATCAAGAGTTTCTGCAACGG GAACTGGAGAGAGAAAAAGCTACTCGTTTGGAACAGGAAAGGGCTGCTCGCCTTCCATCTTCTGCTGTACCTGATCAAATCTTCATAGCACGGCAAAAATCAGCTGCATTTGAAAATG GAAACTTGTCTCGTAAGATTTCAAGTGCAAGCAGCTTGAGCAGTATGGAAGAAAGCTATTTTCTGCAATCAACTTTGGACTCGTCTGAAAATTTTCCTGAACGTAGAAGTGCTTTAGAAGGTACCATGAGTCCATATTATATGAAGAGTGTGACATCAAGTACTTTTGAAGCTGCCCTACGCCAAAAGGAGGGCGAGCTTGCGTCTTATATGTCTAGATTG GCGTCCATGGAATCTATTCGCGACTCTCTTGCCGAGGAGTTGGTTAAAATGACTGCACAG TGTGAAAAGTTACAGGAAGAAGCAGCAGCTCTTCCTGGATTACGAGCAGAACTAGAGGCACTTAGACGGAGACACTCTGCAGCACTGGAATTGATGGGGGAGCGTGATGAAGAG TTGGAAGAGCTTCGTGCCGATATTGCTGATGTAAAAGAGATGTACAGAGAGCAAGTAAACTTACTTGTGAATAAG ATTCAAACTCTTGGTTCTTCTGTTGGCGTTGCCTGA
- the LOC140803484 gene encoding golgin candidate 5-like isoform X1, with product MAWFSGKVSLGNFPDFAGAVNKLSESVKNIEKNFDSALGLEEKSDATSSGNEASGTLWPSATDRKALFEPIMGFMGQKDEESTTASLEQLDSAESESLLKDKEVEDDGSANDSAEVANEEIKKAGVDEEPVEEIKYSSEEQKDNTDSGQDEEEGVSPTTFVEASEQNPEHIQTESSKNIQEERSEEESTSSLESEQPAATSPIDQVEGNASVPKMEDATGLPERVDKQKAQEDAVEVFSTQAQDMSPEGLVDRIESSASDSPVKTGDAGDVSGDNLTILQHNDAEASKSDFEAIAKPIELKPNSMNDTDVKEPLCTGSNSSVVTNSVSELEKVKKEMKMMETALQGAARQAQAKADEIAKLMNENEQLKALVDDFRRKTNEAEIESLREEYHQRVAALERKVYALTKERDTLRREQSKKSDAAALLKEKDEIISQVMAEGEELSKKQAAQESQIRKLRAQIRELEEEKKGLLTKLQVEENKVESMKRDKAETEKLLQETVEKHQAELATQKEYYTDALNAAKEAEALAEARANTEARTELESRLGEAEDRESMLVQTLEELRQTLSRKEQQAVFREDMLRRDIEDLQKRYQASERRCEELITQVPESTRPLLRQIEAMQETAARRAEAWAAVERSLTSRLQEAEAKAAASEEKERSINERLTQTLSRINVLEAQLSCLRAEQTQLMRSLEKERQRAAENRQEYLALKEESDTRQGRVKQLEEEIIEFRRKHKDDLHEALMHQEFLQRELEREKATRLEQERAARLPSSAVPDQIFIARQKSAAFENAGNLSRKISSASSLSSMEESYFLQSTLDSSENFPERRSALEGTMSPYYMKSVTSSTFEAALRQKEGELASYMSRLASMESIRDSLAEELVKMTAQCEKLQEEAAALPGLRAELEALRRRHSAALELMGERDEELEELRADIADVKEMYREQVNLLVNKIQTLGSSVGVA from the exons ATGGCGTGGTTTAGCGGGAAAGTTTCTTTGGGGAATTTCCCGGATTTTGCAGGGGCGGTGAATAAGCTGAGTGAGAGTGTTAAAAATATTGAGAAGAATTTTGATAGTGCCCTTGGGCTCGAGGAGAAATCAGATGCTACCAGTAGCGGCAATGAAG CATCAGGCACATTATGGCCTTCCGCGACAGATCGGAAGGCATTATTTGAGCCCATCATGGGGTTTATGGGGCAAAAAGATGAGGAGAGCACCACCGCCTCATTAGAACAGCTTGATTCAGCAGAGTCTGAGTCTCTTTTAAAGGATAAAGAAGTTGAGGATGATGGTTCCGCGAATGATTCTGCAGAAGTAgcaaatgaagaaataaaaaaagCAGGTGTAGATGAAGAACCAGTGGAGGAAATAAAGTATAGCAGTGAGGAGCAAAAAGATAACACTGATTCAGGTCAAGATGAAGAAGAGGGGGTTTCACCTACGACTTTTGTCGAAGCTTCTGAACAAAATCCTGAGCATATACAAACAGAATCTTCAAAAAATATTCAGGAGGAGAGATCAGAAGAAGAATCAACATCTTCTTTGGAGTCAGAACAACCAGCAGCAACAAGTCCTATAGATCAAGTTGAAGGTAATGCTTCTGTGCCTAAAATGGAAGATGCTACTGGATTGCCTGAGAGAGTAGACAAACAGAAGGCACAAGAAGATGCCGTTGAAGTTTTTTCAACTCAAGCTCAGGATATGTCACCTGAAGGCCTAGTTGATCGCATAGAATCTTCTGCTTCTGATTCTCCTGTTAAAACCGGAGATGCTGGAGATGTTTCTGGAGACAACTTGACCATTTTACAGCATAATGATGCCGAGGCATCAAAATCAGACTTCGAGGCTATTGCTAAACCAATTGAGTTAAAGCCAAACTCAATGAACGATACTGACGTAAAAGAACCTTTGTGCACTGGAAGCAACTCTTCTGTAGTTACTAACTCTGTATCTGAACTGGAGAAAGTGAAGAAGGAAATGAAAATGATGGAAACTGCATTGCAAGGAGCTGCTAGACAAGCTCAG GCAAAGGCTGATGAAATTGCAAAGCTGATGAATGAAAATGAGCAGCTAAAAGCTTTGGTTGATGATTTTAGG AGAAAAACGAATGAAGCTGAAATTGAGTCTCTACGGGAGGAATATCATCAGAGGGTAGCAGCACTTGAGAGAAAG GTGTATGCTCTTACTAAGGAGAGGGATACACTGCGTAGAGAACAGAGTAAAAAAAGTGATGCCGCTGCTCTTTTGAAGGAAAAGGATGAAATAATCAGCCAAGTGATGGCCGAAG GTGAAGAGCTCTCAAAAAAGCAAGCTGCTCAGGAATCTCAAATTAGAAAGTTAAGGGCACAG ATCAGAGAACTTGAGGAAGAGAAGAAAGGATTGCTAACAAAGCTGCAG GTAGAAGAGAACAAAGTAGAGAGCATGAAAAGAGACAAGGCAGAAACTGAAAAATTGCTTCAAGAAACAGTGGAAAAACACCAAGCTGAACTTGCAACTCAGAAGGAATACTACACTGATGCTCTGAACGCCGCAAAGGAAGCTGAAGCATTAGCGGAGGCGCGTGCAAACACTGAAGCAAGAACTGAACTAGAAAGTCGTCTGGGAGAGGCTGAGGACCGTGAAAGTATGCTAGTTCAAACACTTGAAGAATTAAGGCAAACTCTGAGCAGAAAAGAGCAGCAG GCAGTTTTTAGAGAAGATATGCTTCGCAGAGACATCGAGGATCTTCAAAAGCGATATCAA GCAAGTGAGCGTAGGTGTGAGGAGTTAATTACACAAGTCCCTGAATCTACCAGGCCTCTTTTAAGGCAGATTGAAGCTATGCAG GAAACTGCTGCCAGAAGGGCTGAAGCTTGGGCAGCGGTTGAAAGATCATTAACCTCACGGCTTCAG GAAGCAGAAGCCAAAGCTGCAGCATCAGAGGAAAAAGAGCGTTCTATTAATGAACGTCTAACACAAACTCTTTCACGGATAAATGTTCTTGAAGCTCAg CTGTCATGCCTTAGAGCGGAGCAGACACAGCTAATGAGATCTCTTGAGAAGGAGAGACAGAGGGCAGCTGAAAATAGGCAGGAATATCTTGCTTTAAAGGAGGAATCTGACACTCGTCAAGGCCGTGTTAAAcagcttgaagaagaaatcattGAATTCAGGAGAAAACACAAGGATGACTTGCATGAAGCATTGATGCATCAAGAGTTTCTGCAACGG GAACTGGAGAGAGAAAAAGCTACTCGTTTGGAACAGGAAAGGGCTGCTCGCCTTCCATCTTCTGCTGTACCTGATCAAATCTTCATAGCACGGCAAAAATCAGCTGCATTTGAAAATG CAGGAAACTTGTCTCGTAAGATTTCAAGTGCAAGCAGCTTGAGCAGTATGGAAGAAAGCTATTTTCTGCAATCAACTTTGGACTCGTCTGAAAATTTTCCTGAACGTAGAAGTGCTTTAGAAGGTACCATGAGTCCATATTATATGAAGAGTGTGACATCAAGTACTTTTGAAGCTGCCCTACGCCAAAAGGAGGGCGAGCTTGCGTCTTATATGTCTAGATTG GCGTCCATGGAATCTATTCGCGACTCTCTTGCCGAGGAGTTGGTTAAAATGACTGCACAG TGTGAAAAGTTACAGGAAGAAGCAGCAGCTCTTCCTGGATTACGAGCAGAACTAGAGGCACTTAGACGGAGACACTCTGCAGCACTGGAATTGATGGGGGAGCGTGATGAAGAG TTGGAAGAGCTTCGTGCCGATATTGCTGATGTAAAAGAGATGTACAGAGAGCAAGTAAACTTACTTGTGAATAAG ATTCAAACTCTTGGTTCTTCTGTTGGCGTTGCCTGA